A single region of the Macrobrachium rosenbergii isolate ZJJX-2024 chromosome 5, ASM4041242v1, whole genome shotgun sequence genome encodes:
- the LOC136839057 gene encoding probable cyclin-dependent serine/threonine-protein kinase DDB_G0292550 has protein sequence MIPERGSFQKWILLTTSTLLRLASALPSATSSPAFVRYPQDLGLDYATSHSDNITDNSDYDDDYSDYYYGEIYSSVYTDFYDFSDTASFRCQGFEPDVALARSLERELFKATPRLYKRALNALGITYEDGDSSSINDHHLRNIDGRKKEIDKQADVNQGQSRHLHYRTHHGQELSYSRRGYQNKTKGLSVFESQWKSLDVRRDAFNISWNSGSGVSKVPGETLNHHIKRRDHGYNKGYHPMPYPEVKCKHSNTGIYSFLAFCILSLDITADIMKSINISIDIGGGCGCGCNCGNGTCCGNNNNNNNNNNNSNINNNNNMIGRSFSSEGETGRKLFGGCRCCCCCCCNSNNNNNNNNNNNNNNNNNNNNNNVGSAAAVLRRKGSNNVNRISAPSANAINNGYFGYEPLRYGYYYGRSLVDGFMEKIADYFTQENDAEPYVPYYLDLTDEGEESDADEGEEELTANGSEDLAVSDVSEDKYDKGQFRNDSENLDSVVETHRRLDRSIEVNAIVKLQGILVSGEHESQQMYSSDEQVTYETGETFGNYENVETEEEYAAEDFNNASSGYTRTFGPIVSAYLTLLESKLEEIEEGLDEALLQSWFLKMVDLLRHHV, from the exons ATGATACCCGAAAGAGGGAGTTTTCAGAAATGGATATTACTCACCACGTCGACATTGCTCCGTTTGGCGAGCGCTCTCCCGTCTGCCACCAGTTCGCCCGCCTTCGTGAGATATCCCCAAGACCTAGGCCTAGACTATGCTACGAGTCACAGCGACAACATCACCGACAACTCTGATTACGATGACGACTACAGCGACTATTACTACGGCGAAATCTACTCGAGCGTTTACACCGATTTCTACGACTTCAGCGACACGGCGTCGTTCAGATGCCAGGGTTTCGAACCTGATGTCGCTTTGGCGAGGTCGCTGGAAAGGGAATTGTTCAAAGCGACACCTCGGCTGTATAAAAGGGCTTTGAACGCGTTGGGTATTACGTACGAAGATGGTGACTCCTCTTCGATTAATG ACCACCACTTGAGAAATATTGacggaaggaaaaaggaaatagacaaACAAGCTGATGTTAACCAAGGGCAGTCCCGCCATCTGCATTATCGTACCCACCACGGACAAGAATTATCGTACTCAAGGAGAGGTTATCAAAACAAAACGAAAGGTCTATCAGTATTTGAGAGTCAGTGGAAAAGTTTGGATGTACGCCGTGATGCATTTAATATTTCGTGGAATTCGGGTTCTGGTGTTTCAAAAGTTCCTGGGGAGACTTTAAACCACCATATCAAACGCAGGGATCATGGTTACAACAAGGGATATCATCCAATGCCTTATCCGGAAGTGAAGTGCAAGCATTCCAACACTGGGATTTATTCCTTCCTAGCCTTCTGCATCCTCTCGCTGGACATAACAGCAGACATCATGAAGAGTATCAATATATCTATTGATATTGGAG gaGGTTGTGGGTGTGGTTGCAACTGTGGCAATGGCACTTGTTgtggtaacaacaacaacaataataataacaataataacagcaacattaacaataataacaatatgattGGTAGATCATTCTCATCAGAAGGCGAAACAGGACGGAAGCTCTTTGGTGGCTGCaggtgttgctgctgctgttgttgtaatagcaataataataataacaataataataataataacaataacaataataacaacaacaacaataataatgttgGATCAGCTGCTGCAGTGCTCAGAAGAAAAGGGAGTAACAATGTTAACAGAATTTCTGCTCCTAGTGCGAATGCCATAAACAATGGGTATTTTGGATATGAACCCCTGAGATATGGGTATTATTATGGGAGGTCCCTTGTTGATGGTTTTATGGAGAAAATTGCAGATTATTTTACccaagaaaatgatgcagaaccTTATGTACCTTATTATCTCGACCTCACTGACGAAGGAGAGGAAAGTGATGCTGATGAAGGTGAAGAAGAGTTGACTGCAAATGGGAGTGAAGATTTAGCAGTTAGTGATGTTTCTGAAGACAAATATGATAAAGGGCAGTTTAGAAATGACAGTGAAAATCTTGATAGTGTAGTGGAAACTCACAGAAGATTAGACAGAAGTATTGAAGTTAATGCAATTGTAAAATTACAAGGAATTCTTGTCTCTGGTGAACACGAGTCACAACAAATGTATTCATCTGATGAACAAGTGACATATGAAACTGGCGAGACTTTTGGGAATTATGAAAATGTGGAAACTGAGGAAGAATACgcagctgaagacttcaataacGCATCTTCAGGGTACACCAGGACCTTTGGACCAATTGTCTCTGCTTACTTGACCCTTCTGGAGTCAAAACTCGAAGAAATTGAGGAAGGACTGGATGAAGCCCTTTTGCAGAGTTGGTTTTTAAAGATGGTTGACCTTTTGAGACATCATGTATAG
- the LOC136838485 gene encoding homeobox protein 10-like, producing the protein MEAWLPKTIAWILILIFLQLLCAFSMGSRMKVSDDILQHTPLYGGSVANNEANGLVGDGSIPVRDKETEELIISRDSAILRQVTGKNMTDYHQQSDNRMGSTGRLDYDPRKIKDSEPTPASSSCTNQLENIKLFEDKARIIMEGALRSYYKAGKIGFQMTDSEPFFLDDQNKDPFQTDSKRISESKVLSPLMKLTDEWMSNSNTFERVKEKSSKRVSRDGCGGSFIIFPFLVFLIGTLSTSINIINNINNNNNNNNNNNNNNNNNNNNNNMGRRSLHDNDWLDVTDDVMLRDLIFGQRFSREKRHNSPKTEAEVNTSFQSSTKELLDAFSNVTDGNLRNYLRALFNESL; encoded by the coding sequence ATGGAAGCGTGGCTGCCTAAGACCATCGCCTGGATCCTGATACTCATTTTTCTGCAGCTACTTTGTGCCTTTTCTATGGGTAGTCGTATGAAGGTATCCGATGATATCCTTCAGCATACGCCTCTATACGGCGGCTCCGTAGCCAATAATGAGGCTAACGGTTTGGTCGGGGATGGTTCAATTCCAGTGCGAGATAAAGAGACAGAAGAACTTATCATCTCCCGTGACAGTGCGATTTTGCGTCAAGTCACAGGAAAGAATATGACGGACTATCACCAGCAATCAGATAATCGTATGGGATCTACCGGACGTCTGGATTACGATCCTCGGAAAATAAAGGACTCAGAACCCACTCCTGCTTCCAGTAGCTGCACAAACCAACTAGAAAACATAAAGCTGTTTGAAGACAAGGCCAGAATTATAATGGAAGGTGCTCTGAGGTCATATTATAAGGCTGGTAAAATAGGCTTCCAGATGACAGACTCGGAACCTTTCTTCCTAGACGACCAAAATAAGGATCCGTTCCAAACAGATTCGAAAAGGATTTCCGAATCCAAAGTTTTATCTCCTTTAATGAAGTTAACTGATGAATGGATGAGTAATTCCAATACTTTtgaaagagtgaaagaaaagTCTTCTAAAAGAGTGTCTCGCGATGGGTGCGGTGGATCCTTCATAATATTCCCATTTTTAGTCTTCCTCATCGGCACTTTATCTACGTCAATCAACATCATCAACaacataaacaataacaacaacaataataacaacaataacaacaacaacaataataataacaacaacaataacatggGACGCAGAAGTTTACACGACAACGATTGGCTTGACGTCACCGATGACGTCATGCTCAGAGACCTAATATTTGGTCAGAGATTTTCCCGCGAAAAGAGGCATAATTCTCCTAAAACAGAAGCCGAAGTAAATACCTCTTTTCAGTCATCGACGAAAGAGCTGTTGGATGCATTTAGTAACGTTACTGATGGTAATCTAAGAAATTACCTCAGAGCATTATTTAATGAAAGTCTGtga
- the LOC136838484 gene encoding carboxylic ester hydrolase-like, whose protein sequence is MSFIKKLPVLTIIIVLAISCHATSIEDFPEVVLRQGIITGSKYALGNGGHYFAFRSIPYAQPPVGELRFRDPIPAGNWSQARNGSVVPAQCPQLNLASLTKGKLEIVGNEDCLYINVYTPKLWGSDLPVMMFIHGGAFQVGSVRDTSPAPLLKDGNVVVVTFHYRLGTLGFLSTEDSVLPGNLGLKDQTLALLWVKNNIRDFGGDPSRVTLFGTNAGAVSAHLQTIIPSAADLVAGGILQSGTALSPWAFRKDHRHAAAKVAKLLRCSGTGTGASDLDSSALLRCLQEAKLESLVILPKNFIEWSNEPIQMVPRVDGEYIPGDPAALLKENLTNNVNLITGINAHDGAITTVSIYHRDDLRQALIENFTRIGPLVLNFRDGDENPEYLARRVFHHYLGDVTITPGKADALTQLFTDRLFSTSSDRVALLQAGSATDEHKVYMYELRHLGQYKYLPTFGARVAEKWVTYGDELQYLFDSASGRMPLERPADLMLRHIMVKLWTNFAATGNPTPDQSLGFRWSPATKDFLRHLNLKPDASMCEDDRTQIRAFWDELPTVQNEILFPEKFLPGSLPQPAELFGSCSERR, encoded by the exons atgtcattcataaaaaagCTTCCGGTTTTAACCATAATAATTGTGTTGGCCATAAGTTGTCATGCCACGTCAATCGAAGACTTCCCAGAGGTGGTCCTCCGCCAGGGCATCATCACAGGGTCCAAGTATGCCCTTGGGAACGGCGGGCACTACTTCGCCTTCAGGAGTATTCCCTACGCTCAGCCGCCTGTTGGAGAACTGAGATTCCGG GATCCCATCCCAGCGGGCAACTGGTCACAAGCAAGAAATGGGTCAGTGGTTCCCGCTCAGTGTCCCCAGCTCAACCTGGCATCGCTGACTAAAGGAAAACTCGAGATCGTAGGCAACGAGGACTGTCTGTATATCAATGTCTACACGCCCAAG CTGTGGGGTTCCGACCTTCCGGTGATGATGTTCATCCACGGAGGAGCCTTCCAGGTAGGGAGCGTCAGGGACACCTCTCCCGCCCCTCTGCTCAAGGATGGGAATGTCGTGGTCGTCACCTTCCATTACCGACTTGGCACCTTAg GCTTTCTGTCCACCGAGGATTCAGTATTGCCCGGAAATCTGGGCCTCAAGGACCAGACATTGGCCCTCCTGTGGGTGAAAAACAACATCCGGGACTTCGGGGGTGATCCCAGCCGAGTCACACTCTTCGGGACAAACGCTGGAGCGGTGTCCGCTCATTTGCAGACAATTATTCCCAGCGCTGCAG ACCTCGTCGCCGGAGGAATCCTTCAGTCTGGCACTGCCCTCAGCCCATGGGCATTTCGGAAGGACCATCGCCACGCGGCTGCAAAGGTTGCGAAATTGCTGAGATGCAGTGGCACTGGCACTGGTGCCAGTGACCTGGACAGCTCGGCACTGCTGCGTTGTTTGCAGGAAGCCAAGCTGGAGAGTCTGGTCATTTTGCCAAAGAATTTCATT GAGTGGTCTAACGAGCCCATCCAGATGGTCCCTCGAGTGGACGGAGAGTACATCCCAGGCGACCCTGCTGCCCTGCTGAAGGAGAACTTGACCAATAATGTCAACCTCATCACGGGGATAAATGCCCACGATGGGGCTATTACCACTGTCA GTATTTATCACCGCGATGACCTGAGACAAGCCTTGATAGAGAACTTCACCAGGATTGGCCCTTTAGTGCTAAACTTTCGGGACGGCGATGAAAACCCCGAATATTTGGCCCGCAGAGTATTCCACCATTACCTGGGTGACGTCACGATCACACCTGGCAAAGCGGATGCCTTGACGCAG TTATTCACCGACCGGCTGTTTAGCACAAGCAGCGACCGAGTAGCGCTATTGCAAGCAGGCAGTGCTACAGATGAGCACAAAGTGTACATGTACGAGTTGCGCCACCTTGGACAGTACAAGTACCTACCGACATTCGGCGCCCGCGTGGCTGAAAAAT GGGTGACTTACGGAGACGAACTCCAGTACCTGTTCGACAGCGCGAGTGGGAGAATGCCCTTGGAGCGACCTGCTGATCTCATGCTTCGCCACATCATGGTCAAACTTTGGACGAACTTTGCTGCCACTGG AAACCCCACCCCAGACCAGTCGCTCGGCTTCCGCTGGAGCCCAGCAACGAAGGATTTCCTGAGACATCTTAACCTGAAGCCAGATGCGTCCATGTGCGAAGACGATAGGACCCAG ATCCGAGCCTTCTGGGACGAACTTCCTACCGTCCAGAATGAAATCCTGTTTCCCGAAAAATTTCTACCTGGTTCCTTGCCACAACCTGCAGAGCTCTTTGGATCCTGTTCGGAAAGGAGGTAG